A genome region from Nocardia sp. NBC_00565 includes the following:
- a CDS encoding LacI family DNA-binding transcriptional regulator, with amino-acid sequence MQLRAALAAGGVVLPSERIYEEGFDVAAGRRGAQWLLDRPDAPTAIFAMNDDCAMGVLGVLRERGLTPGREVSVLGYNDIPISRELTVPLSTVGCPIREMGMRAAETMLAMVHRLPVSSVMVQPTLVARATTGRPL; translated from the coding sequence ATGCAACTCCGGGCCGCGCTGGCCGCCGGCGGGGTGGTGCTGCCATCGGAACGAATTTACGAAGAAGGCTTCGATGTCGCGGCGGGCCGCCGCGGCGCGCAGTGGCTACTGGACCGTCCCGACGCCCCCACCGCGATCTTCGCGATGAACGACGACTGCGCGATGGGCGTGCTCGGCGTGCTGCGCGAGCGCGGGCTCACCCCGGGCCGTGAGGTATCGGTCTTGGGCTACAACGACATTCCGATCAGCCGCGAGTTGACGGTGCCGCTGTCGACCGTCGGCTGCCCGATCCGGGAGATGGGTATGCGCGCGGCCGAGACGATGCTCGCCATGGTGCACCGGCTGCCGGTGTCGTCGGTGATGGTGCAGCCCACCTTGGTGGCCCGGGCCACCACAGGGCGGCCGCTGTGA